A single Tenacibaculum sp. Bg11-29 DNA region contains:
- a CDS encoding MarR family winged helix-turn-helix transcriptional regulator codes for MDKNKSIDHQLRATWQAVAKMYNEQAAKHDSTMATAFVLLNIDFEKGTPSTALGPLMGMEPTSLSRLLKTMEDKGVICREKSPTDGRSVIIKLTDYGKKMREISKGHVYQFNNEVKKHITEEELNTFFKVTTTINKLITDKMVYNDTDKKAV; via the coding sequence ATGGATAAAAACAAATCAATAGATCATCAATTAAGAGCTACTTGGCAAGCTGTTGCAAAAATGTACAACGAACAGGCTGCAAAGCATGATAGTACAATGGCAACTGCTTTTGTTTTATTGAATATAGATTTTGAAAAAGGTACCCCTTCTACTGCCCTTGGCCCTTTAATGGGAATGGAACCTACTAGTCTTTCTCGATTATTAAAAACAATGGAAGATAAGGGCGTAATTTGTAGAGAAAAAAGCCCAACTGACGGAAGAAGTGTCATCATAAAGCTTACAGATTACGGTAAAAAAATGCGTGAAATTTCAAAAGGCCATGTATATCAATTTAATAATGAAGTAAAAAAACATATTACTGAAGAAGAGTTAAACACTTTCTTTAAAGTAACTACCACTATAAACAAACTTATTACAGACAAAATGGTGTATAATGACACCGACAAAAAAGCTGTATAA
- a CDS encoding ABC transporter ATP-binding protein produces the protein MNNLLEINNVVKRYGDYTALNNVSMHIPKGSVFGLLGPNGAGKTSLIRIINQITMPDSGEIILDGEKLAPNHIEYIGYLPEERGLYKSMRVGEQALYLAQLKGLSKSEAKKRLKYWFDKFDIGAWWNKKVEELSKGMAQKVQFIVTVLHQPKLLIFDEPFSGFDPINAQLIAKEILQLRDEGATVIFSTHRMESVEEMCDNIALIDKSNKILDGNLDDIKRQFRTNTFQVGLNTSNEKEVEAKLKENFKVLPADFRLLNDGLKLNIQLTEGKSANELLSFLTTQGQVQHFVELIPSANDIFIQAINKNS, from the coding sequence ATGAATAATTTATTAGAAATTAATAATGTAGTAAAGCGTTACGGCGATTACACAGCATTGAATAATGTGTCAATGCATATACCAAAGGGAAGTGTTTTTGGACTTTTAGGACCTAATGGAGCAGGTAAAACATCTTTGATTAGAATTATTAATCAAATTACAATGCCTGATAGTGGAGAGATAATTTTAGATGGAGAAAAATTAGCCCCTAATCATATTGAATATATTGGGTACTTACCCGAAGAAAGAGGTTTGTATAAATCGATGAGGGTAGGTGAACAGGCTTTGTATTTGGCGCAATTAAAAGGATTGAGTAAATCGGAAGCAAAAAAACGATTGAAATATTGGTTTGATAAATTTGATATTGGTGCTTGGTGGAATAAGAAAGTAGAAGAGTTATCTAAGGGAATGGCGCAGAAGGTGCAGTTTATTGTTACGGTTTTACATCAGCCTAAATTATTGATTTTTGATGAGCCTTTTTCGGGATTCGATCCAATTAATGCACAATTAATTGCTAAAGAAATTTTACAATTACGAGATGAAGGTGCTACTGTTATTTTTTCAACACACCGTATGGAAAGTGTTGAAGAGATGTGTGATAATATAGCTTTAATTGATAAGTCTAATAAAATATTAGATGGGAATTTAGATGATATTAAGCGTCAATTTAGAACCAATACATTTCAAGTAGGATTAAATACTTCAAATGAAAAAGAAGTAGAAGCGAAGCTAAAGGAAAACTTTAAAGTGTTGCCAGCAGATTTTAGGTTGTTAAATGATGGGTTAAAGTTAAATATTCAGTTAACTGAAGGTAAATCAGCTAATGAACTTTTATCATTTTTAACAACTCAAGGCCAAGTGCAGCATTTTGTAGAGTTAATACCAAGTGCTAACGATATTTTTATTCAAGCAATAAATAAAAACAGTTAA
- a CDS encoding ABC transporter permease: protein MSRLRLIIEREFIAKVRNKSFLMMTFLSPLLMVGMGALVFFLMKKNDEKVKKIVYVDESGLFSKDIFKDSKTIKYEDFTKLGLVDTKKKVEEGDYYGALYIPQLDSLEVLAKSIEFYSKDSPGMSVLGNIERKVETRFRNLKLNNFGIDLAKIKASKISSDIKMFNFSGEESSKAKNVASIIAGGAAGYLLFMFVMIYGTSVMRSVIEEKTSRIIEIIVSSVKPFQLMLGKIIGNASAGLLQFLIWGIILFIISIVASSLLGIDMVEMQTSKVSAEQMDAMKQAASGGKLEQIMKEVLNLPLFKIFCLFIFYFLGGYMLYSSLFAAVGAAVDNETDTQQFMMPIMLPLMLGIYVGFFTVINDPHGPISIIFSYIPFTSPIVMLMRIPFGVAWWEIALSMLLLVITFMFMVWFAAKIYRVGILMYGKKPTYKDLWKWIRYNG, encoded by the coding sequence ATGAGCAGATTACGATTAATTATAGAACGTGAGTTTATTGCTAAAGTTCGAAATAAATCATTTTTAATGATGACTTTTTTAAGTCCTTTACTAATGGTAGGTATGGGAGCATTGGTTTTTTTCTTGATGAAAAAGAACGATGAGAAGGTTAAGAAAATAGTATATGTTGATGAATCTGGATTGTTCTCTAAAGATATATTTAAAGATTCTAAAACTATTAAATATGAGGATTTTACAAAGCTAGGCTTGGTTGATACCAAAAAGAAAGTTGAAGAAGGGGATTATTATGGAGCTTTGTATATACCACAATTAGATAGTTTAGAAGTTTTGGCTAAATCGATTGAGTTTTACTCTAAAGATTCACCAGGAATGTCGGTTTTAGGAAATATAGAACGAAAAGTAGAAACACGTTTCAGAAATTTAAAACTTAATAATTTTGGTATTGATTTGGCTAAAATAAAAGCTTCAAAAATTTCTTCAGATATTAAAATGTTTAATTTTTCAGGAGAAGAATCTTCAAAAGCGAAAAATGTAGCTAGTATTATTGCAGGAGGAGCTGCAGGTTATTTGCTTTTTATGTTTGTAATGATTTACGGTACTTCAGTGATGAGAAGTGTTATTGAAGAAAAAACAAGTAGAATTATTGAAATAATAGTTTCTTCGGTAAAACCTTTTCAATTAATGCTTGGTAAAATTATAGGTAATGCATCAGCAGGTTTATTGCAGTTTTTAATTTGGGGAATTATTCTATTTATAATAAGTATTGTTGCATCCTCTTTATTAGGAATTGATATGGTAGAGATGCAAACCTCTAAAGTTTCTGCTGAGCAAATGGATGCAATGAAACAAGCTGCAAGTGGTGGTAAATTAGAGCAAATAATGAAAGAGGTTTTAAATCTTCCTTTATTTAAAATTTTCTGTTTATTTATTTTCTATTTCTTAGGTGGTTATATGTTGTATAGTTCTTTATTTGCAGCAGTTGGAGCAGCAGTAGATAATGAAACAGATACACAACAATTTATGATGCCAATTATGCTTCCTTTAATGCTTGGTATTTATGTAGGATTCTTTACTGTAATTAATGATCCTCACGGACCTATATCTATTATATTTTCATATATTCCATTCACATCACCCATTGTTATGTTAATGCGTATTCCGTTTGGTGTAGCTTGGTGGGAAATCGCATTATCAATGTTGTTATTAGTAATAACATTTATGTTTATGGTTTGGTTTGCAGCAAAAATTTATAGAGTAGGTATTTTAATGTA